In Streptomyces nodosus, one DNA window encodes the following:
- a CDS encoding SMI1/KNR4 family protein, with amino-acid sequence MSEVEEVRSAWGRIVHWLEANAPASAQALCGPATDGDIASLHEALGLDVPDALEALLRMNNGSTAKDTKQVLSSGRVLPVRHPDAALFPAGMVLLGCAEIAEQYAKWRRSEEEHGIEGYWGASWVPVVQDFEGQYYGFAVDASGASSGFPVLEYGEGSLPGEASPSLGTLLDTFADALQRGRWDGWPARVERGSLRWGEE; translated from the coding sequence GTGTCGGAAGTGGAAGAAGTGCGGTCGGCGTGGGGGCGGATCGTCCATTGGCTCGAGGCGAACGCGCCGGCCAGCGCTCAGGCGCTGTGCGGGCCGGCGACGGACGGGGACATCGCGTCACTGCACGAGGCGTTGGGACTCGACGTACCCGATGCGCTCGAGGCATTGCTGCGGATGAACAACGGCAGCACCGCGAAGGACACCAAGCAGGTCCTGTCCAGCGGGCGGGTGCTGCCCGTCCGCCACCCGGATGCGGCACTCTTCCCCGCCGGGATGGTCCTTCTGGGATGCGCGGAGATCGCCGAGCAGTACGCCAAGTGGCGACGGTCCGAAGAAGAGCACGGAATCGAGGGTTACTGGGGAGCCTCCTGGGTTCCTGTTGTCCAGGACTTCGAGGGGCAGTACTACGGATTCGCTGTTGACGCTTCTGGGGCGTCGTCCGGCTTTCCAGTCCTGGAGTACGGCGAGGGCTCCCTTCCGGGTGAGGCCTCCCCGTCACTGGGCACGCTGCTGGACACGTTCGCCGATGCCCTGCAACGCGGCAGGTGGGACGGGTGGCCCGCGCGGGTGGAGAGGGGCTCGCTGAGGTGGGGCGAGGAGTGA